CGTGTCACCTGGTGCACAGGCGATTGATTCCTTGATGAGATGGGCATAGAGCCAGCCCACGCTGGGCTCCGCTGCCTGCTGGGGAGCGATGGCCAAGCGCCAGTATGCCGACCCGCCCAGCGTAAGGACACATTTGACGATGCCGGGCTCCACCGCGTACACCGGCTCGCCGATCGGCGTGACAAGGTCCAGCCCTTGGTGGAGGTACGAGATAGAGTCATACCCCATGTGTTGCTCGTAGTAGTTCCACACGGTGCGCATGCTGTCGAAAGGGGCAAATGGCCAGGGTATGCCATCTCCTGTGCCTTTCGGCACAGCCTGCCGGGCGCGGCCTTCCTGGGGAGGGACGAGCCGCTCACCGTACTCCTCGCGTACCACTCGACCTGCAGCGTCCAGCACTCTGACCACCCCCTGCATGGCTCCTTGGTCGCGCACCTGAATGCCGGCGACGATCTTCCCCTCCACTATGCGCAGGTCACGAAATGTGGCCGTCCCCGTCAACGTGTCTGCAAACAAACACGAGCCGGTGGCCAAGGAAAAGGCACGCAGCACCTGCCGGTCGATCACCACGACCAACGAGTCCCGGCGCGAGATGCGCACTGCCCGGGGAGAAGCCAGCCCAGTGGGTGCCTCGAACAGGGTGGTGGGGCCCTTCTTCACCAGTACGCGTCCCGGATTTGCCAGCGCCACCAGGGTCTCGTCTTCGGAAAAATCGAAGTGCAGCGCTGGTTCAAGCGTGGTGACTTGACCCGTGGCCGGGGCGACCACTTGCAAACCCGCTGCTGAGCTGACGCCAAAAAGGTTCCCCTGGGCAGAAAAGCCGAACAGGGAAGCTCCCTTGCACGCCAGCGACATGAGCCGGCGCCCCTCCCGCGAATAGAAGAGGAGCGTTGTCTCGCCGGCCCAGTGGCGATCGTGCACGACAAAGGCCACCAGCCCCGCGTTGGAGATGTAGAGGTCTGAACCGGGCGCTACACTCATTCCCCAGAGCAGCCTCTCGTCCTCGTACAGCGCCAAGTCTACGAGTTGCCGCACTTCGTCCCCGGCGGCCGCCACCCGGAAGCGACACCAGTAGCGCCCGTTCTCAGACTGGACATCTCCCCGGAGACGGCAACTCTTGTCCACAAGGAGGCCGTTGGCACGCGCGGTGAGCGAAGAGAGCTCGTGGCCAGAGAAGCTTGGCCCGGTGACACCAAGGAGAAGCGTGGAGAGTACTGCCAGTCGCAGAGGGGAGACAAACACCCTCATCTTCCGCCACGCTTGTGGAGGCATTAGTGCTCCTGCGGGTAAGATGATCATGAGAAGCGTCTGGCCAGCCAGCTCATCTCCTGCTCGATGGCCTGGTGCGGGCAGCCCTCGTCACAGCACATGCACTTGATGCAGCGGGCATAGTCCATGCGGGGGAAACCTTCTTCGTCGGGATGGATGGCAGCCACAGGGCAATTCCGCTCGCAGACCCCGCACCGCTTGCACAGTTCGGGAATGGCGCGCGGGCGCACCCAGATGAGGCGCGCCCCCAGGAGCATCAGCCAGCGGGGGATGAGCTTGATCAGCCGGTTAGACGGCAGGACAAAGTCTGGCAGGCGCAGGCTGTCCAGGTCCGCGCCGATCAGCTCTATCCGTTGCAGCGAGCCCTCACCCAGGCCGCGCTGGGCTGCAATGCGCGTGGTGTCGATCTCATTCTCCGCGAATCCCATCATCGCCGCGCCGATAGCATCCAAGGCGACCCCATCGGCGCTGGCCAGCAGGACGCCCATCTGCCGCACCTTGCCGGAAGAGGGGCCATTCCCCTCCTGGCCAACCACGGCATCGGCGATGTGCAGGTGCGGGCGGACCGCCGAATAGATGTCCACCAGCACCTCGGCAAAGTCCTCGGGGTGCGGCGCCTGCTTGTGGTACTCGCTCTTGCGTAAACCCGGTATCACCCCAAAGAGGTTCTTGATGGCCCCGGTATAGAGCGTCAGGTTGTGGGTCTTCAGTTTCGGCAGGTTGATGAGCACATCGGCTTCCGCCGCATAGCGGGAGACGTAGTAGCTGATGCCGCGCACCTTGCGCTCCACCACACCGCCCGTCTCGAAGGCGACCAGCGGCGCCCCTGTGCGGCGCGCGACCTCCGCAAGGCCGGTGTTGTCCCAATAGCGCTGCAGACCGGTGACCGCCCCGCCCGGACTGTCGCCAATGGTCACCTTGCCGCCC
This portion of the Calditrichota bacterium genome encodes:
- a CDS encoding T9SS type A sorting domain-containing protein, whose protein sequence is MPPQAWRKMRVFVSPLRLAVLSTLLLGVTGPSFSGHELSSLTARANGLLVDKSCRLRGDVQSENGRYWCRFRVAAAGDEVRQLVDLALYEDERLLWGMSVAPGSDLYISNAGLVAFVVHDRHWAGETTLLFYSREGRRLMSLACKGASLFGFSAQGNLFGVSSAAGLQVVAPATGQVTTLEPALHFDFSEDETLVALANPGRVLVKKGPTTLFEAPTGLASPRAVRISRRDSLVVVIDRQVLRAFSLATGSCLFADTLTGTATFRDLRIVEGKIVAGIQVRDQGAMQGVVRVLDAAGRVVREEYGERLVPPQEGRARQAVPKGTGDGIPWPFAPFDSMRTVWNYYEQHMGYDSISYLHQGLDLVTPIGEPVYAVEPGIVKCVLTLGGSAYWRLAIAPQQAAEPSVGWLYAHLIKESIACAPGDTVALHQYLGQIVRWGDDWGHIHFVQIQDSGLVWRYDDGEWGICGNPLLSLRPNTDTIRPQILDVFPESKFGICLNESSIYLRPDSVYGAVDFVVRVVDLIGDSLYELPAFEVFYWIVSVDRGDLVVRRRLAQRLNHAYPFYASAHYEEYATLIYKRDAVLPPPAWSPHSRAFFHLLTNSDGDDQLDLAEHQLAFVTTEVPDGRYRIHVLARDLTNSVRDSMNFTVVNFPTRIERPAVPQDLLLALEEPRPNPFNASTRVTYTVPREGEVELGVFDVTGRQVRRLVGGRHGPGRFSALFDAKELTSGMYFLVLRLGGQSVRKKCVLVR
- a CDS encoding DUF362 domain-containing protein → MRRLQEAPEFLAEAKTASHPAGVGVVSAVRCMSYAYQEVAEAVQRVLAPLGGMERFVRRGQKVHVKPNLLAAKEPARAITTHPAVVEAVVRLVQDLGGKVTIGDSPGGAVTGLQRYWDNTGLAEVARRTGAPLVAFETGGVVERKVRGISYYVSRYAAEADVLINLPKLKTHNLTLYTGAIKNLFGVIPGLRKSEYHKQAPHPEDFAEVLVDIYSAVRPHLHIADAVVGQEGNGPSSGKVRQMGVLLASADGVALDAIGAAMMGFAENEIDTTRIAAQRGLGEGSLQRIELIGADLDSLRLPDFVLPSNRLIKLIPRWLMLLGARLIWVRPRAIPELCKRCGVCERNCPVAAIHPDEEGFPRMDYARCIKCMCCDEGCPHQAIEQEMSWLARRFS